A DNA window from Streptococcus mutans contains the following coding sequences:
- the tilS gene encoding tRNA lysidine(34) synthetase TilS, producing MTYEKVLKYVQEKKFFETHYNILIAVSGGVDSMNLLHFLHIYQKKLQIRIAIAHVNHKQRPQADEEEIYLKNWARDNHIPFYTAVFKGIFSEKKARDFRYTFFKNIMKEHGYTALVTAHHANDQAETVFLRLLRGSRLRYLTGIKEIQEFGNGQLIRPFLKFHKKELPNIFHFDDDSNQGNSYLRNRIRNHYLPILTQENPKLSQHLIQMSEETNLLFKAFSDLTSQLDIQDCQIFRSQSEAIQYFLLQNYLRKFPNLEVSKAQFDNLLHILKTKDYYYDYLKNNYYLKKDKKRFKICKIGPETDRFEGEKVLEYGSMVKYGQYIFSFQEGSDSKKGIPVKNDFPIIIRRRKPGDKIKLGSHSKKLRRLFIDEKIPIFKRSNAIIVEQDSDIILILLDGVTYLRKGFKDDIMKGRLYIQNRNW from the coding sequence ATGACTTATGAAAAAGTGTTAAAGTATGTTCAAGAGAAAAAATTTTTTGAGACGCATTATAATATTCTAATAGCTGTATCAGGTGGGGTAGATTCGATGAATTTGCTGCACTTTTTGCATATTTACCAGAAAAAACTGCAAATTAGAATAGCTATAGCTCATGTGAATCACAAACAGAGACCACAAGCTGATGAAGAAGAAATTTATCTTAAAAATTGGGCACGAGACAATCATATTCCTTTTTATACTGCTGTTTTTAAGGGAATTTTTTCAGAAAAAAAGGCGCGTGATTTTCGTTATACTTTTTTCAAAAATATAATGAAAGAGCATGGATATACAGCTCTTGTTACGGCTCATCATGCTAATGATCAGGCTGAGACAGTCTTTTTACGTTTACTCAGAGGATCACGCTTACGATATTTGACTGGTATTAAAGAAATTCAGGAGTTTGGCAATGGCCAACTGATTCGTCCTTTTTTAAAATTTCACAAGAAGGAACTACCAAATATTTTCCATTTTGATGATGATTCAAATCAAGGAAATTCTTATCTTAGAAATAGAATCAGAAATCATTACTTGCCTATTTTGACACAGGAAAATCCTAAATTAAGTCAGCATTTAATCCAAATGAGTGAAGAAACAAATCTCCTTTTCAAGGCTTTTTCAGATTTAACCTCGCAATTAGATATTCAAGATTGTCAAATTTTTAGAAGTCAAAGTGAGGCAATACAGTACTTTTTATTGCAGAACTATCTAAGAAAATTTCCAAATTTAGAAGTCAGCAAAGCTCAATTTGATAATTTGCTTCATATTCTGAAAACAAAAGATTATTACTATGATTATTTAAAAAATAATTACTATTTGAAAAAAGACAAAAAAAGGTTCAAAATTTGTAAAATAGGTCCTGAGACGGATAGATTTGAAGGCGAAAAAGTATTAGAATATGGCAGTATGGTCAAATATGGTCAGTACATTTTCTCTTTTCAAGAGGGTTCAGATTCAAAAAAAGGAATCCCTGTAAAAAATGATTTTCCTATTATTATAAGACGCCGTAAGCCTGGGGACAAAATCAAATTAGGAAGTCATTCTAAAAAATTGCGACGTTTATTTATAGATGAAAAAATTCCTATTTTTAAACGTTCAAATGCTATTATTGTTGAACAAGATAGCGATATTATATTAATTCTTTTAGATGGAGTTACTTATTTGAGAAAAGGTTTTAAAGATGATATAATGAAAGGCAGACTGTATATTCAAAATAGAAATTGGTGA
- the hpt gene encoding hypoxanthine phosphoribosyltransferase, whose protein sequence is MLEQNIKKVLYSEEEIIVKTKELGAQLTKDYAGKNPLLVGVLKGSVPFMAELMKHIDTHIEIDFMVVSSYHGGTTSSGEVKILKDVDTNIENRDVIFIEDIIDTGRTLKYLRDMFKYRQANSVRIATLFDKPEGRVVDIDADYVCYKVPNEFIVGFGLDYAENYRNLPYVGVLKEDVYSK, encoded by the coding sequence ATGCTTGAACAGAATATTAAGAAAGTTCTCTATTCTGAAGAGGAAATCATTGTTAAAACAAAAGAATTAGGTGCTCAGTTAACCAAAGATTATGCTGGTAAAAATCCGCTTTTAGTGGGTGTTTTAAAAGGTTCTGTCCCTTTTATGGCTGAGTTAATGAAACATATTGATACTCATATTGAGATTGATTTCATGGTCGTATCAAGTTACCATGGCGGAACCACGAGTAGTGGTGAAGTGAAGATTTTAAAAGATGTTGATACTAACATTGAAAATCGCGATGTTATCTTTATTGAAGACATTATTGATACAGGCCGAACCTTGAAATATCTACGTGATATGTTCAAGTATCGTCAAGCAAATTCTGTGAGGATTGCCACATTATTTGACAAACCAGAAGGTCGTGTTGTTGATATTGACGCGGATTATGTTTGTTATAAAGTGCCTAATGAATTTATTGTTGGTTTTGGATTAGATTATGCTGAAAACTATCGTAATCTTCCTTATGTAGGAGTCTTAAAAGAAGACGTTTATTCAAAATAA
- the ftsH gene encoding ATP-dependent zinc metalloprotease FtsH gives MKNNRNNGFVRNSLVYIILILAIVTGFQYFFRGTGSQSEKISYTTLVKRVKSGDIKSITYQPSGSIVQVTGDYTKSREIKTNSDLAFFNGTTTKVKKFTSIVLPNSTSIEKIEKLAEDKGTKISVKQESSSGAWISFLMSFLPILIMIFFFTMMLNQSGGGARGAMSFGKNKARSSSKSDVKVRFSDVAGAEEEKQELIEVVDFLKDPKRYKALGARIPAGVLLEGPPGTGKTLLAKAVAGEAGVPFFSISGSDFVEMFVGVGASRVRSLFEDAKKAERAIIFIDEIDAVGRRRGAGMGGGNDEREQTLNQLLIEMDGFEGNENIIVIAATNRSDVLDPALLRPGRFDRKVLVGQPDVKGREAILRVHAKNKPLASDVNLKVVAQQTPGFVGADLENVLNEAALVAARRSKKIIDASDIDEAEDRVIAGPSKKDKTVSEHERQMIAYHEAGHTIVGLVLSNARVVHKVTIVPRGRAGGYMIALPKEDQNLLSKSDLKEQLAGLMGGRVAEEIIFNAQTTGASNDFEQATQLARSMVTEYGMSEKLGPVQYEGNHSMMPGQFASEKTYSAQTALLIDEEVRELLNEARNKAAGIINDNRETHKLIAEALLKYETLDAAQIKSIYETGKMPEKSEDSKDAHALSYDEIKEKMSEDNTD, from the coding sequence ATGAAAAATAATCGAAATAATGGATTTGTTAGAAATTCTCTTGTTTATATCATATTGATTTTAGCTATTGTGACAGGTTTTCAATATTTTTTTAGAGGAACAGGTTCACAAAGTGAAAAAATTAGTTATACAACTCTCGTTAAACGCGTCAAATCGGGTGATATAAAATCAATTACTTACCAACCAAGTGGCAGTATCGTCCAAGTAACAGGTGATTACACAAAGTCTCGGGAAATTAAAACTAACAGTGACTTAGCTTTTTTCAACGGGACAACAACAAAAGTTAAAAAGTTTACCTCAATTGTCCTTCCTAATAGTACTTCTATTGAAAAAATTGAAAAATTAGCAGAAGATAAAGGAACTAAAATTTCTGTTAAACAAGAGAGTTCAAGCGGAGCTTGGATCTCCTTCTTAATGAGCTTCTTGCCAATTCTCATAATGATCTTCTTCTTCACTATGATGTTAAATCAAAGTGGCGGCGGTGCCCGTGGTGCCATGAGTTTTGGTAAAAATAAAGCTCGTTCTTCTTCTAAAAGTGATGTTAAGGTTCGATTCTCAGATGTTGCTGGTGCAGAAGAAGAAAAACAAGAACTTATTGAAGTTGTTGATTTTCTAAAAGATCCTAAACGTTATAAGGCTTTAGGTGCTCGTATTCCAGCCGGTGTTCTGCTTGAAGGCCCTCCAGGAACAGGAAAAACACTTCTTGCTAAAGCAGTAGCCGGTGAAGCTGGTGTTCCGTTCTTCTCTATTTCTGGTTCTGACTTTGTTGAAATGTTTGTTGGGGTTGGTGCTAGCCGCGTTCGTTCATTATTTGAAGATGCTAAGAAAGCAGAGCGTGCCATTATCTTTATTGATGAAATTGATGCGGTCGGTCGTCGCCGTGGCGCTGGTATGGGCGGCGGAAATGATGAACGCGAACAAACACTTAACCAACTGTTGATTGAAATGGATGGTTTTGAAGGTAATGAAAATATTATTGTTATTGCAGCAACCAACCGTAGTGATGTCTTGGATCCAGCCCTTCTTCGTCCAGGTCGTTTTGACCGTAAAGTTCTTGTTGGTCAACCAGATGTTAAAGGTCGTGAAGCGATTTTACGTGTTCATGCTAAAAACAAACCTCTAGCTAGTGATGTTAATCTAAAAGTTGTTGCGCAACAAACACCAGGTTTTGTAGGTGCTGATTTAGAAAATGTTCTGAATGAAGCTGCTCTTGTTGCTGCCCGTCGCAGTAAAAAAATTATTGATGCCAGTGATATTGATGAAGCAGAAGATCGCGTTATTGCAGGCCCGTCTAAGAAAGATAAGACTGTTTCTGAACATGAACGTCAGATGATTGCCTACCACGAAGCTGGACATACCATTGTAGGACTTGTTTTATCGAATGCACGAGTTGTTCATAAAGTTACTATTGTTCCTCGTGGTCGAGCTGGCGGTTACATGATTGCTCTTCCAAAAGAAGATCAAAATCTCTTATCAAAAAGTGATTTGAAGGAACAGTTAGCTGGACTGATGGGAGGACGTGTCGCAGAAGAAATTATCTTCAATGCTCAAACAACAGGTGCTTCAAATGACTTTGAACAAGCCACTCAATTGGCACGATCAATGGTAACAGAATATGGTATGAGTGAAAAGCTCGGTCCAGTTCAATATGAAGGTAATCATTCAATGATGCCAGGACAATTTGCATCAGAAAAGACTTATTCAGCACAAACAGCCCTTCTTATTGATGAAGAAGTTCGTGAACTTCTTAATGAAGCTCGCAATAAGGCAGCTGGAATTATCAATGATAATCGTGAAACGCATAAATTAATTGCAGAAGCGCTTCTTAAATATGAAACTTTGGATGCAGCGCAAATTAAATCTATTTATGAGACTGGTAAGATGCCTGAAAAATCAGAGGATTCAAAGGATGCACATGCGC